The following coding sequences are from one Granulicella sp. L56 window:
- the murQ gene encoding N-acetylmuramic acid 6-phosphate etherase produces MNLSTLPTEARNPASEHIDQLPTLEMLRVINEEDARVAAAVATELPHIANAVDAIADRFEQGGRLFYIGAGTSGRLGVLDASECPPTFSVPATLFQGIIAGGDGALRNSSEASEDSPEQGAADLVSRAFTGKDALIGIAASGRTPYVLGALAHARKLGALTISLTCVPDSEMAAIADIAIAPVTGPEVLTGSTRLKAGTATKLVLNMLSTGVMIRGGAVYGNLMVNVQTTNAKLVDRAQRIIAAATGVDQPTAAKLLAEAGTVKTAIVMQKLSLDRAAAEAKLAAAKGKLTAALQ; encoded by the coding sequence ATGAATCTCTCCACCCTGCCCACGGAGGCCCGTAACCCCGCCAGCGAGCACATCGACCAGCTCCCTACGCTCGAGATGCTGCGCGTCATCAACGAAGAGGACGCCCGGGTCGCCGCCGCCGTCGCAACCGAGCTTCCACACATCGCCAACGCCGTCGATGCCATCGCCGACCGCTTCGAGCAGGGAGGCCGTCTCTTCTATATAGGAGCAGGCACCAGCGGACGCCTCGGCGTGCTCGACGCCTCCGAGTGCCCACCCACCTTCTCCGTTCCGGCAACGCTCTTTCAGGGCATTATCGCCGGTGGCGATGGTGCACTGCGCAACTCCAGCGAGGCATCCGAAGACTCCCCCGAGCAAGGCGCAGCCGACCTCGTCTCCCGCGCCTTCACTGGGAAAGACGCCCTGATCGGCATCGCCGCCAGCGGACGCACCCCTTATGTTCTCGGCGCGCTCGCCCATGCCCGAAAACTCGGTGCGTTGACGATCTCCCTTACCTGCGTCCCCGACTCCGAAATGGCCGCCATCGCCGACATCGCCATCGCGCCGGTCACCGGCCCCGAGGTACTGACCGGTAGCACTCGCCTCAAAGCTGGGACGGCCACAAAATTAGTTCTTAACATGCTGAGCACCGGAGTCATGATCCGCGGCGGGGCCGTCTACGGCAACCTCATGGTCAACGTGCAGACCACCAACGCAAAGCTAGTAGATCGCGCCCAGAGGATTATTGCCGCCGCCACCGGCGTCGACCAGCCCACCGCGGCAAAGCTGCTCGCTGAGGCCGGAACGGTAAAGACCGCCATCGTCATGCAAAAGCTCTCACTCGACCGCGCGGCCGCCGAAGCGAAGCTCGCAGCGGCGAAAGGAAAATTGACTGCGGCGTTACAGTAG